A stretch of Lactuca sativa cultivar Salinas chromosome 6, Lsat_Salinas_v11, whole genome shotgun sequence DNA encodes these proteins:
- the LOC111882980 gene encoding superoxide dismutase [Cu-Zn], translated as MVKGVAVLNSSEGVSGTILFEQETEGAPTTVTGNLSGLKPGPHGFHVHALGDTTNGCMSTGPHYNPHGKEHGAPDDEVRHAGDLGNVTVGEDGTAKFTIVDKQIPLIGSQSIIGRAVVVHADADDLGKGGHELSKSTGNAGGRVACGIIGLQA; from the exons ATGGTGAAGGGAGTTGCAGTTCTTAACAGCAGTGAGGGTGTTAGTGGCACCATCCTCTTCGAACAAGAGACAGAAG GTGCTCCCACTACTGTAACTGGAAACCTTTCTGGCCTTAAACCTGGACCCCATGGTTTCCATGTTCATGCACTTGGTGACACAACCAATGGATGCATGTCAACTG GCCCTCATTACAATCCTCATGGAAAGGAACATGGTGCTCCAGATGATGAGGTTCGCCATGCTGGCGATCTTGGGAATGTTACAGTAGGCGAAGATG GTACTGCAAAATTCACCATTGTTGATAAGCAG ATTCCACTAATTGGATCTCAATCCATCATTGGAAGGGCTGTAGTTGTCCATGCTGATGCTGATGATCTTGGAAAGG GTGGCCATGAGCTCAGCAAAAGCACTGGAAATGCTGGTGGAAGGGTTGCATGTG GTATCATTGGATTACAAGCTTGA